The genomic interval TGTGAAATCGCAATCAATTTCTGGTAATACGTCTTTAATGGTATAATTTAAGGGTCTATTTAAAATAAAGCCAACGGCACTTTTATTAGTATGCTCAGTTAGTAAAATAATGGATCTATTAAAAGAACTATCATTTAGTATTGATGGTTCTGCAATTAGAAGTCTTCCTTTTTCTGGTTTTATCAAAGCTGTAACTGTTTTTCTCTCTTTAAATATAGTTAATTTTAGGCAATAAAAAAACTCCCTTAAAAAAGAGAGTTTTAATATACTTTAAAAGTAAGGCTTAGTTTACAGCTTTACTTAAGTCAGAACCTGCTTTAAACTTTGCAACATTTTTTGCAGCAATTTTGATTGTAGCTCCAGTTTGAGGATTTCTTCCGTTTCTAGCAGCTCTTTTAGATACTGACCAGCTTCCGAAACCTACTAAAGAAACTCTGTTTCCGTTCTTTAATGATCCAGCAACGTTATCTGTTAAAGACTGTAATGCAGCTTTAGCAGCACTTTTAGAAATTCCTGCGTCAGCAGCCATTGCATCGATTAAATCCGATTTGTTCATAATAAAATAGATTTTAAAAATTAATTGAAATATTTTTTTTGCTTTACAAAGCTTAACAAATATAGCAGGAATAAGGCTTTACGCAAGTTTTACCTATAAAAAATAGCTATTTTGTTAATAAATCTATGCAAAATGTTAATAAAGTAGGCTGAAAAAGGAATATTCTGTAGTGCCTATGGATAAAGGCATTAGCACATTTTAGCATCTTTATGGAATGAAAAACCATTTAAAAGGCTTTTTGAGTCCATTTTTTTCTTACCAGAAAGTTTAATCTCTTCAATTAAAATATAGCCATTTTTAACTGCAATTTTCAATTCTTTTTTGGAAGCAATAATTTTACCAGCATCATATTTATGTTTTTCATTTATTTTTTTAATACCATATATTTTTGCAGAAATTTCTTCTTCCTTATTATATATGGTTGTCCAAGCAGTTGGAAACGGATTTAATCCTCTTATATGATTGTAGATACTATCTAAAGAATCGTTCCAATTAATCTTACAATTATCAGGATATAGTTTAGGTGCCGATTTTTCTTCTTTTTCAGGTTGTTTAGCTGTGATTACTTTTCCTTTAGAAATTAAATCAACTGTTTTAGAAACTAAATTAGCGCCTAAATGCATTAGTTTATCATGTAAACCACCTACAGTTTCATCACTTTCAATGTCAATTTCTTCTTGTAAAATGATTTCGCCAGTATCAATTTTATCATCAATAAAGAAAGTAGTGACTCCTGTTTTTGTTTCTCCATTTATAATTGCCCAATGTATTGGTGCTGCTCCACGGTATTCTGGTAATAAAGAAGCGTGTAAGTTAAATGTACCATATTCAGGCATTTGCCATACTGTTTTAGGTAACATTCTAAAAGCGACCACTATTTGTAAGTTTGCTTTTAGGTTTTCTAAATCAGCAACAAATTCTTTACTTTTTAAGTTCTTAGGTTGTAATATTGGTAAATCTTGAGATAATGCATATTTTTTTACAGCAGATTGATGTATTTTTCTTCCTCTACCAGCTGGTTTATCTGTTGCCGTAATTACCCCTACAATAGTATAGTTATTTTCTACCAAATGTTTTAAAATAGTTACGGCAAAATCTGGTGTTCCCATAAAAACAATTCGTAAATCTTTCATACTATTTGATACTTATTTTGTTGATTAATATTGATTTCTTCTTCTGACAATAATGTGCGCAAATGTATTAAAATCTCTTGCTCATTAATATGCAAATGAGAACATATTTCTGAAGAAGATAAGTTGTTTTTTTCTTTTAAAAGTTTAATAATTTGACTTGAAATATTTTTATGTGTTGATTTTTTATTGCTTAAACAAACATCACAAATTTCGCAATTTAAAGTGTTTTTTTCATCAAAATAATGTAAAATTTGAACGCTTCTACAAATAGTGTCTGTTCGAATAAAATTTATAAAATCTGCTGTTTTTTGTTTTTTCTGAAGTAAGAATTGTTCAATCTCTTTAGAAATCCTATTAATAGTTTTATCATCTTCTCTAGGAAGTAAAAATGTGATCTCAGAATTGTTAGTTGCTTTATTATAAACTAAGAAACCTTGATCGTTTAATTGTTGTAATTGATTAATTATGATACTACTTGAAGTGTTATTTTTCT from Lutibacter sp. Hel_I_33_5 carries:
- a CDS encoding HU family DNA-binding protein, with product MNKSDLIDAMAADAGISKSAAKAALQSLTDNVAGSLKNGNRVSLVGFGSWSVSKRAARNGRNPQTGATIKIAAKNVAKFKAGSDLSKAVN
- the fmt gene encoding methionyl-tRNA formyltransferase, whose product is MKDLRIVFMGTPDFAVTILKHLVENNYTIVGVITATDKPAGRGRKIHQSAVKKYALSQDLPILQPKNLKSKEFVADLENLKANLQIVVAFRMLPKTVWQMPEYGTFNLHASLLPEYRGAAPIHWAIINGETKTGVTTFFIDDKIDTGEIILQEEIDIESDETVGGLHDKLMHLGANLVSKTVDLISKGKVITAKQPEKEEKSAPKLYPDNCKINWNDSLDSIYNHIRGLNPFPTAWTTIYNKEEEISAKIYGIKKINEKHKYDAGKIIASKKELKIAVKNGYILIEEIKLSGKKKMDSKSLLNGFSFHKDAKMC